A single genomic interval of Gammaproteobacteria bacterium harbors:
- a CDS encoding arylesterase, with protein sequence MLPRLLLILLLLAPLTAGAAPTILILGDSLSASYGLDQNDGWVSLLERRLELAGRPEQVVNASISGETTGGALARLPAELERHGPSIVVVELGGNDGLRGMPLERMRRNLAAIIDASRARGARVLLAGMRLPPNYGRAYTQGFEQVYATLAREHRIALIPFLLEGLDDGPAHFQADDIHPNREAQAIILDNVWKHLRPLLE encoded by the coding sequence ATGCTGCCACGACTCCTGTTGATACTCCTGCTGCTGGCGCCGCTCACGGCGGGCGCGGCGCCGACGATCCTGATCCTGGGCGACAGTTTAAGCGCCTCCTACGGCCTCGATCAAAACGACGGCTGGGTCAGCCTGCTGGAGCGGCGCCTCGAACTGGCGGGCCGCCCGGAGCAAGTGGTCAACGCCAGCATCAGCGGCGAGACCACCGGCGGCGCGCTGGCGCGCCTGCCGGCGGAACTCGAGCGGCACGGGCCGTCCATCGTCGTGGTCGAGCTCGGCGGCAACGACGGCCTGCGCGGCATGCCGCTGGAACGGATGCGGCGCAACCTCGCCGCCATCATCGATGCAAGCCGCGCGCGGGGCGCGCGGGTGCTGCTCGCCGGCATGCGGCTGCCGCCGAATTACGGGCGCGCCTACACACAGGGCTTCGAACAGGTGTACGCCACGCTCGCGCGCGAGCACCGCATCGCGCTGATACCCTTCCTGCTCGAGGGACTCGACGACGGGCCGGCGCATTTCCAGGCCGACGACATCCATCCCAACCGGGAGGCGCAGGCCATCATCCTCGATAACGTGTGGAAGCACCTGCGCCCGCTGCTGGAATGA
- a CDS encoding ABC transporter ATP-binding protein, producing the protein MSDQSQCPVVEVRGVGKRVVSPEGELELLRDVQFSILAGEAVAVLGASGSGKTTLLGILAGLDTPSAGTVLIEGADLFALDEDGRARVRREAIGFVFQSFHLLPTLTAVENVMLPLELAGRSDARAQAEQLLARVGLERRIRHYPRQLSGGEQQRVAIARAFATGPRLLFADEPTGNLDLATGRRVIDLLFEINREQGTTLVLVTHDEAVAARCTRRLLLDGGRLRESAA; encoded by the coding sequence ATGTCGGATCAGTCGCAGTGTCCCGTGGTCGAGGTGCGCGGTGTGGGCAAACGTGTGGTCAGTCCCGAGGGCGAACTCGAACTGTTGCGCGACGTCCAGTTTAGCATCCTGGCCGGCGAGGCGGTCGCCGTGCTCGGTGCCTCGGGGTCCGGCAAGACGACCCTGCTCGGCATCCTCGCCGGACTCGACACCCCGAGCGCCGGCACCGTGCTCATCGAGGGCGCGGACCTGTTCGCCCTCGACGAGGACGGCCGCGCGCGCGTGCGGCGCGAGGCGATCGGCTTCGTGTTCCAGTCCTTCCACCTGCTGCCGACGCTGACCGCGGTGGAGAACGTGATGCTGCCGCTGGAGCTGGCCGGCCGCAGCGACGCCCGCGCGCAGGCGGAGCAGCTGCTTGCGCGCGTCGGCCTCGAACGCCGCATCCGGCACTACCCGCGCCAGCTCTCCGGCGGCGAGCAGCAGCGCGTCGCGATCGCGCGCGCCTTCGCGACGGGGCCGCGCCTGCTGTTCGCGGACGAGCCCACCGGCAACCTCGATCTCGCCACCGGGCGGCGCGTGATCGACCTGCTGTTCGAGATCAACCGCGAGCAGGGCACCACGCTGGTGCTGGTCACCCACGACGAGGCGGTCGCCGCGCGCTGCACCCGGCGCCTGCTGCTGGACGGCGGCCGCCTGCGGGAATCCGCCGCATGA
- the hda gene encoding DnaA regulatory inactivator Hda — translation MRFRDGSTFADFVPGRNAEAAHCLQGGIAAGQCVYLWGGAGTGKTHLLQAVCRDAAGRGESSVYLPLRQRAELAPALLEGLEALSLVCVDDIDAIAGDAAWEAALFHLFNRVRAGGGRIAITGAASPRALGLGLPDLATRLAWGLVFQLHPLLDEEKARALQARARARGMDMPEAVVRYLLQRHARDMAALFALLERLDRASLAAQRRLTVPFVREVTGDE, via the coding sequence ATCCGCTTCCGCGACGGTTCCACCTTCGCGGATTTCGTGCCGGGCCGCAACGCGGAGGCGGCGCACTGCCTGCAGGGCGGCATCGCCGCCGGGCAGTGCGTCTACCTGTGGGGCGGCGCGGGCACGGGCAAGACGCACCTGCTGCAGGCCGTGTGCCGTGACGCCGCGGGGCGCGGCGAGTCCTCGGTCTATCTCCCGCTGCGCCAGCGCGCCGAACTGGCGCCCGCGCTGCTCGAGGGCCTGGAGGCGCTGTCCCTGGTGTGCGTCGATGACATCGACGCGATCGCGGGCGACGCCGCCTGGGAGGCCGCGCTGTTCCACCTGTTCAACCGCGTGCGCGCGGGCGGCGGACGCATCGCCATCACCGGCGCCGCTTCGCCCCGCGCGCTCGGGCTCGGCCTGCCGGACCTCGCGACGCGGCTGGCGTGGGGCCTGGTGTTCCAGCTGCACCCGCTGCTCGATGAAGAGAAGGCCCGGGCCCTGCAGGCGCGCGCCCGCGCGCGCGGCATGGACATGCCGGAGGCCGTTGTGCGCTATCTGCTGCAGCGCCACGCGCGCGACATGGCCGCCCTGTTCGCACTGCTGGAGCGCCTCGACCGCGCCTCGCTCGCGGCGCAGCGCCGCCTCACCGTGCCCTTCGTGCGCGAGGTTACGGGCGACGAGTGA